cactggtcatctccaaagccaacacctactttggccacctttccttccagttctctgctgccaatgactggaaagaattgcaaaaaAATAATCACTGAAgcctcatatctccctctctaactttaagcatcagctgtctgagcagcttaccgatcactgtacacaggcaatctgtaaatagcccacccaactacctcatccccatgttatcttatgctcttttgcaccccattatctctacttgcacatctatcactccagtgttaatgctaagttgtaattatttcacctctatggcctatttattgccttaccttcctAATCGTACTACATTTACACACATGGTACAtagattttttctattgtgtcattgactgtaggtttgtttattcaatgtgtaactctgttgtctgtcgcactgctttgctttctcTTGGCCAGGTTACAGgtgtaaatgagaacctgttctcaattGGCCTACGAGGTTAAATtaaaggtgatttttttttttaaatacataaaAATTGAGTGAAAaacattcccagaagagtggatgctgttatagcagcaaagggggggacaaaGTCCATATTAAATGCTCGTggaacatcttattccaaaatcacaagcatgtgtccacatactgtacatgaccaaaagtctgtctgtctatctatccatCACTACAGTAAGTTCGGTTATAAAAAGTGTTGGTAGCTAGCCAGCCTGCTTTCAATCTACCAGTCAAACAGCTGTCaaaaacgttagctagctaggttagtCAGCTGTCAGTTATTGATTTACAGTAATCCAGTGGTAACAGCTAGTGGCTAGTTAACACAACAGCGTTCGCTTGCTTACCTTTGCCATTCTGCCAGGCTGTGTACCAAGACAGGCTGAGAAACGACGTGAAGAAAATGATAGCAGTGGCAACCGTTCCATTTCTGAGCCTCATCTCATTTCAGCGATTCTCTCAACGAAGCGCGGGGACCCCGGGGCCGGCGTGCCTCACTCACTGCCTTCGGAGTTTTCAATCCAGGCAGAGGTGCGTACATACAGTAACTCGCTTCGGATAGGAATGGGGAAAGGAAAGGAGGTTTGACAAGCTGGGCTGGCTTTAAAGGTGGATGTTGTCTTTCCTAATCGTTCCCGGTCTGTCGCAGTGACTTGTcgatctctttccctctcgcttgAGGGTGGCCAGTCACGAGGCAACCCTTCCTACACCGAGGCTTCTGCGTGTTCTACACTCTGAATCTCCCCGTGATGTGAGCATGGTCGGGCGGTATGCTTATTCACCTCCACTCAGTGGCAGTCACTGCACAAAATGATGGAGAAACGGAAGATTAAAGATCCTGAACCCTAGTGTTGACGGTACGTCTCCTTGAACTTCTGCACTCTGATGATTCTGGGGATGGCAAGAGTAAGCAGAAGAGAACATCTGCATTAATCTAGATATCGTTATTTTCTACTTATCAAAGTTAAGCAGCAAACACTGAATAAGAAAAAACTAACTTTATCTCGTTAATGTAGCTGGCACATTTAGAAGCTAGAGGGTAAGAGTTAAGGCCAGTCTTTTCTAGGAACCAGACCAATATGTGGTGGCTGTGCTTCTCCACAGACCTTAACTAGCATCGTATTTACATTTGAGTCGTTTAGAAGGAGCTCTTATCCAAGATAAGGTTAAATAGATTCATTAAGACACGGACTTAGTTACACCTACAGTAGCGGCTGGCAGGCTAatacatagctagctactgtacctgtctgaTAAGACGCTGGCTACTGGCTCGTTATACTATTGACGCTTCTTGAACATGAAATGATTAGCTAGCGTTAGCTACGTGATAGACAGCTAAATGGCAGTAAAACAATTAAAAACGACGTTTGCTAAACTTACCCTCTGGTACACTGTTGCCGTCTGAAATATGTGTATTCTCGAAGTTGACCAAATTCGTGTTTTGTCACGAATAATCATtgattgggggggggggagtcCTTTATCTGCAAACCATTCTGTCAGGCAACGCCAGCGGTCTGCCAAGACACGAGGCGCCGCCCACTCAAGACGCCGGTTGTTGCCGAGCATCAACACACCGCGAACTTGCGCAGCATTTATGGGATGTGCGAGTAAAACACACGCCTCTCTGCTGCATCAAAATTACAAAATATACCGGTTGTCAAAAAAAAAACGCGACCTTTTTTATAACTAAATATATGAAGCACTACTTTAGGGCCGATGTGTCGAGCATTTATTTTGCGACCTATCGTTTCTGTTTATGTCTAAAGAGCGCCACCGTGCGTTCATACGATCATTCTACAGCTGCTAGAGAAATATGCATCTTAAGCATTGCATAATTATGCAGAGCATACCTTAAGTGACATAATGATTAAAAAAATAGAACACTATCAGCTTTACTGGTAGAAAACACAAGCACCAAGACACATAATGCTTCAAAAATACAGCGAGTGAAAGATTGGGAGGACATTTCAATTATTTGACCAAATCATTTGTATTATGTTCCCAACATTGCATGTACAGTTTTACAATCTATAACAATGTATCATTAATTAAACTTCTGCTTTAGATCATGCACAATGTcattgacatttacattttaaaagCTGTTTTCTTAACTCAGCACAAAATAGAAATGTGACTTGACAGTATGCGGCAATCAACAACATTCAATATCAAAGTCAAGATCTATTGTCCACCAGAGGAGTCTACTTTAAGTGGATTGTTGATTTGTCATTTTCTAGCTGTTGAACAGAAGATTGTGATAAAGCTTGGTGGTAGCATTGGAAAAACATTTTCAAAGCAAATAAACCATTCTGTACATTCAACAACATTTTTACATAAATAGGAACAATCTATATCTACTTGTCTTTATATTCACATTCTGTAGAAGCTTTCCCTTGAACTGTGGAAGCACTTTAATAGTGCAAACTGGCTGATATGGGGGACATCTTAAATGTAGTTGTTACCTCTACATGCACCATGGTTAGACCACTCACACTCAGCCTAGAGAAGATCTAGAACTGAAAATCCCCACTCCCCATTTCTCTTCAAAAATATTCCAGAACTAGAGCTTTTAGATCCTCCCATTCTGTTATGTGTTTGAGTGGTGATGAATATGGTCTGAGGACAACTGTTGTGGCACCTAGAGATGCTAACACACTGTCTTGTATTGGTACACGTGTGTCATATTTGGCACTGTGCAGTAAATTAATATAAACTGTGGATGAAGTTCCTCTCAGTAGGGTGTGGCTTTGTAGTAGTCTTCCAGGGGGATGAGTGACACCCCTCCAACCCAATCCTGGAGCCAGACCTGTTTGAGCTCTAGCTTCATAAAGAACCAGTTGTGTCCCACTGGCCATTTCCGCATCACAGGGTGTCTGAAGGGAGAGGACAAAAGACAGCATTATACACACACTAAACAAGCAGGCTATGTGTAGTCCCTGACTTCATTACTGGTGAGAGACAATTGGacagccaaacacacacagaacatgtTCAGGGAGGACGAGTgataaacatgcacacacacctagAGAACATGGCCTCCTGGGCAAACTCCACCTCCTCTGGGCCCACTTCCACCATCTTGCCTGTCAGGGTCAGTCTGGCACAGCGTGGGTCTTCAGGATCATACACCTGCTGCCTGTGGGAACAGAGCACAATGTGTCACACACAGCAAGACTTGAAATATGCCACTTCAACCTAGCACTGGGTGGGGAGGTGGGTGACACTCAGTCCTACCTGCAAaagtctccctctgcctctgaaaAGGTGAGAGAGGCAAATGGGAAGCTTCTCAGGTCTGCTACAGAGTTGTCCATCAGAGTGACGTAGAAGTAGACAACTCCCGTACTGTTGTCCATTGGGCCATCACTGACCGAGAAAATATTCCCGAAAGGAAGGCCCTTAATCTGAGGATACAAAATAAAGTTGTTATATACAGGTACATACATACAGGCTTCAGACTACCTGGCTCTGGTCTGAAAACAAGGCTTAATAGTACATTGAGTGCTAATGTGCTTCATGGAGCAATTGCAATGCTGAGGAGAGGGCACCTTAAGTAAGTCTACAAGCTTTACTGTACCTTGTCTTGAGTGGAAATGGTGGCGAGATGTCCCCAGTCGCTGTAGTGGGCCATGTATCTGGCGGTTCTCGCAGTCTCCTGATGTGGGGGAGGTGAGGGGGCACTGGCGGGCGCTTTCACCTCCTCCATCCGATAGGAGAACACCCTGGACGCAGATGACACGGGCGCTGCGTCCTCCTTTTTCGATTTGACGGTTTCTTTGGGCTTCTCCGCACCATTTCGTAACACAGAGGGCGGGTATGCCTGTTTCCACAGCCCGCTGTTGTCCACTAGCAAAGCGGGGGCGACCTCCTCCTCGGAAACGGCGTCCAGCTCTCCCTCCACCACGACATCGTTGGAGGCGACAGCCCAAGATACTGAGTTTCTGAGAGTGTAGCTCTCACAAAGGCACAGCAGCGCGGCAAGTAATGCCAGGGAAAGATGATGTGACTTCATCAAACTGCTGGATATCTACTTTCCTTCTCGACTTCGTCcttctgtatatgtgtgtgtttactgaCTCACGTGTATCTGTGGTGTTTTCATAACACAAGGGGAGGATTGGGCGGAGCCACAAGTTACACAATTGGTAGACGAGAATTGCCACAGCGCCACCCTCTGGTACGCCAAGGAATTTTAGGGTGAACGTTGCCCTCCTTTCTATATTGAGAAATTTTCTCAGGCCAGAACTATTACTTTCCTACTCTATGGTATTTTGCAATAGACATTGAACAAGAGTCATACATGCTGCTTTAAATTTGTTTTGGCAATTTTTATATTTCAGTGGTGCTTTCTAAAGATGTATATTTGCTTTGAATATACCCCAAATAGTTTTGAAATGAAATACTTTAACTGCTCTGTTAGTGTGGTCAGCAAAAATAAAATGACAGAaaacatttgtatttttattattcATCATAAACAATTAGAGATAAATAGTTAGAACAACACTGGGGCATTTAGTCACATACATAAGCATTTATTACTTTCATTAAATATCTTATACATTATTTATTTCTGAGATAAAATTAAAATGTTATTCTAACAATATATCAATAATTTTATTCCCATCTCTAACATAAGCCCAGAGTTTGGGACAAAAATATGTTTGGATCAAAAccaagagagacagaaaaagaattCAGAGATAGTGAACCATTCTACATCATAGTCATCCCATTCGCAAACATACAATACAAAAAAATGTCACAAACAAAGCATGCCTGTACATTCAAGGGAAGCTGATTTTACAGCTTACCTATAGCTTTTGCTTCCAAGGTCAATTCAATTCCACTTCAATGAACTCAACATCTCACTTTGTCCTTCACTCGCGCTACATTCCCatcactactgttgttgctgtttctctccctctgtctctaccactcTCACAACTTGCAATTGAGccattttagcagacactcttgaCTATAGCAACTAACAATAAGTGCATTTAAATAAGGaactccccctatctctctctgcatctttctttctttctttctttctttctttctttctttctttctttctttctttctttctttctttctttctttctccttctaTCAGTCCATGGTCTTGTCATTCCAGGCCATTGACTTCCTCTTGGCCAGTTCCATCCAAGATGGCTGCCCCCCACTGCCAGAGATGGTCTGCAGGGGGGATGATGACGAAGGTGATGATGAAGGAGATGACGACGTTGCCATGTTCTTTCTCAGCCATTTGTGCTCTCTGTCTGCATGCCTGCCTGCCACGTTGGTTGGGCTTGATTCTGAGAGAGGAAGACATAGAGACGGTAATGACAATAGAAATGTATAAGATCTTAACTATGCACAACCGTAGCAACATTTATAAAAAATTTATAACTATAACATATAATTCAGTAGTTTTTTCAACCTATCCTATTTAATTAACATCTCTGTACCTGGCCTCCCATCAAGTTTAGCAACTTTAGTGTTTCTGTGAGTGGGTGGCGTTTTGGAAGGAGCAGCAGATTCAGCTGTGGGCTGAGACTCAGGTGGGGTCCGCGTTCTCCTGAGCTCCACCTGTATgggggaggagagtgagagtgaaATTAAACTCTGTTTGTTTGACACCTCTGTTCTCAGATGATGTGTGAATGAAGTGGTTACCTTGCTCCCAGCAGGAGGGGTCCACTCCGCCCGTTTCTCCAGAAAGGCTGCCCTCCCTCCCACAGTCCCTGGCCTGTCCCGGTCCACCCACTTTTCTGTTGGCACAGCCGCCTCCTCACTCTTCCCCTGGAGGACAAGGGTCCTGTCACCTCTCCCTAGTGCTGGGACTGTAGCTTGGACTGGGGCTGGGTTTGTTGTTGGGGCTAAGGCTGGTTTGGGCTGAGGGGTAGGGTTGTGACCTCGTGTGATCCAGGGCGGCTGGCTGGGTGTGGAGCTTGGGCTTGAAGAGAGGGAAGACGAGGCCAGGGGCTGAGTGGAAGTGGCACCTATTGGGGCAGATCGTAGTGTGGCTTGGGCTTGGGTCTGTGGAGTGGAGCGCAGGGTGTGCTGGGTTGCTCGTAGGTTGGACGGTGAGGTCACCCGAGGCACAGAACTTAGGGTAGATTGTGCTAGCGGTTGAGGGGCGGTGGTTGGTTGTGCTGCCCAAGTGTTGGTTTGGTTTGACACATGTGTTGATggttttgtgttctgtgttgaTGGTTCAGTCACTGtctgtggttgtgttgtgttctgtgtctgtGGTGTTTTGTCAGTCTGCTGTTGTTTTGTGGTCTGTGTGGGTGTTTGTGCTGCTGTCTGTGGTCGTTGTGCTGAATTATGTGACTGCAGTAGTTTAGCAGTCAGGGGTTGCATTGGGGTCTGTGATTGTGGTTGCGCTGCGGTCTGAGCCTGTGGTGGCATTGTCGTCTGTGTCTGTGGTTGTGTTGCATTCTGTCTCTGAGTTTGTGTCATGATCTGAGCCAGTGACGACgtctgtggttgtgttgtggtctgaCATTGCGGTTGAGTTGGGGACTGCATGCCAGTGAACTCTCTGGGTAGACTGCTGGTGAAGAGCTG
Above is a genomic segment from Oncorhynchus nerka isolate Pitt River linkage group LG1, Oner_Uvic_2.0, whole genome shotgun sequence containing:
- the creg2 gene encoding protein CREG2; its protein translation is MKSHHLSLALLAALLCLCESYTLRNSVSWAVASNDVVVEGELDAVSEEEVAPALLVDNSGLWKQAYPPSVLRNGAEKPKETVKSKKEDAAPVSSASRVFSYRMEEVKAPASAPSPPPHQETARTARYMAHYSDWGHLATISTQDKIKGLPFGNIFSVSDGPMDNSTGVVYFYVTLMDNSVADLRSFPFASLTFSEAEGDFCRQQVYDPEDPRCARLTLTGKMVEVGPEEVEFAQEAMFSRHPVMRKWPVGHNWFFMKLELKQVWLQDWVGGVSLIPLEDYYKATPY